The Eurosta solidaginis isolate ZX-2024a chromosome 4, ASM4086904v1, whole genome shotgun sequence genome includes a window with the following:
- the LOC137248792 gene encoding mitochondrial 2-oxodicarboxylate carrier, which translates to MSNTPTQQSAAAALLPPRVHPQQLQHPPKELPALKRAALQVMAGGSAGFVEVCIMQPLDVVKTRMQLQNTTKPLGETHYTGVFDCFGKMYRQEGLFSFWKGILPPVIAETPKRAIKFVCFEQTKPLFLFGAPAPTPLTFSLAGLTAGLVEAIAVNPFEVVKVAQQADRTKMKEAAGTWSVARRIVRTDGLGFRGLNKGVTATMGRNGVFNMVYFGFYHSVKNYVPAFEDSTHEFLRKVLIGFTSGTLACFVNIPFDVAKSRIQGPQPQAGIIKYKATLPSIGIVYREEGFRALYKGLVPKVMRLGPGGAIMLLVFEYAYEFLQAEFT; encoded by the exons ATGTCCAACACGCCTACGCAACAATCAGCAGCAGCAGCTTTGCTACCGCCCCGTGTGCATCCGCAGCAGCTACAACATCCACCAAAAGAGCTTCCCGCATTAAAACGTGCCGCTTTGCAAGTGATGGCTGGCGGTTCGGCAGGTTTTGTGGAGGTTTGCATTATGCAGCCGTTGGATGTGGTGAAAACTCGTATGCAGTTGCAGAATACAACAAAGCCGCTAGGAGAG accCATTATACAGGCGTTTTTGACTGTTTCGGCAAAATGTATCGTCAAGAGGGCCTATTCTCATTTTGGAAGGGTATTCTTCCACCTGTGATAGCTGAGACTCCAAAGCGTGCCATCAAATTTGTGTGCTTCGAACAAACTAAGCCGTTATTTTTATTCGGAGCACCTGCACCGACGCCACTG ACCTTCTCACTGGCCGGTCTTACAGCTGGTCTTGTCGAAGCCATTGCCGTCAACCCATTCGAAGTGGTCAAAGTAGCGCAACAAGCAGAtcgcacaaaaatgaaagaaGCAGCGGGTACATGGTCAGTGGCGCGTCGCATTGTGCGTACGGACGGTCTCGGCTTCCGTGGCCTTAACAAAGGTGTCACAGCGACAATGGGACGTAACGGTGTCTTCAATATGGTCTATTTCGGTTTCTATCACAGCGTGAAAAACTACGTGCCCGCCTTTGAGGATAGCACACATGAATTCCTTCGTAAAGTGTTGATCGGTTTCACGTCCGGTACGTTAGCCTGTTTCGTTAATATACCATTCGATGTGGCGAAATCACGTATTCAGGGTCCACAACCACAAGCGGGCATTATCAAATATAAAGCCACTCTACCTTCCATTGGCATTGTTTATCGCGAAGAAGGCTTCCGTGCACTCTACAAAGGTCTTGTGCCAAAGGTGATGCGTTTGGGTCCAGGAGGTGCGATAATGTTGCTGGTTTTTGAGTATGCATATGAATTCTTGCAAGCGGAGTTTACGTAG
- the LOC137247563 gene encoding WAS/WASL-interacting protein family member 3-like yields the protein MRNTEAKVLFGFAVLSICCSCFIAQELSVDADRDRRSIDVGWLLRNLLLNSATASDLKANVTRNIANAPRQPPPATTRRPRPSRPPTTAASQPPPPVHPLITLFAGSSQWKLPPPPRPTTTTTTTTTEEPVTLPELLPPARRPHPSFNGLNRPIYGDDYDYYYPSGYDSFVGRGGQRVDPSEYDYSDAPARRAQVRPLPPPSPRPAAPRKAIRNRIAQVPSAAPPQQLPIPQTPPARRRLPTTAPAAAPAPAPTPAAAPQPQRARVLYEYLQREDTSSNDNNDDADEQTEPKAEGGTQQQDENNNGRDDEVDDGAASDGGDNQNPNFGNGAPPFNPYSPRAPKFGHQPYAKSSEKSLFGAQSYFNSEPSIPHRFSSYSTGAGTGFGGSSFSVRHASPAKGTYQFRDAFSDFETTYDGGHLPYGGFGSYKYQI from the exons ATGCGTAACACGGAGGCGAAAGTCCTTTTCGGCTTCGCAGTTCTTTCAATATGCTGTAGCTGTTTTATAGCGCAAGAGTTAAGCGTGGATGCGGATCGTGACCGACGTAGCATAGACGTGGGCTGGTTGCTGCGCAATTTATTGTTGAATAGTGCCACTGCAAGCGATTTGAAAGCAAACGTCACACGTAATATTGCCAATGCTCCGCGTCAACCACCTCCAGCTACAACTAGACGTCCAAGGCCATCGCGGCCGCCTACTACGGCGGCATCACAACCACCACCACCGGTACATCCATTAATCACTTTATTCGCAGGTTCTTCCCAATGGAAACTGCCTCCACCACCACGGCCCACAACAACTACTACAACGACTACTACCGAGGAGCCTGTTACATTGCCAGAGCTTCTGCCACCAGCGCGTCGTCCACATCCATCGTTCAATGGTTTAAATAGACCAATATATGGTGATGATTATGACTACTATTATCCGTCGGGTTATGACAGTTTTGTAGGCCGTGGTGGTCAACGCGTTGATCCTTCAGAGTATGACTACTCAGATGCACCAGCACGACGCGCGCAAGTACGACCACTCCCACCACCGTCTCCACGCCCTGCTGCGCCGCGCAAAGCTATTCGCAATCGTATAGCGCAAGTGCCTTCAGCAGCGCCACCACAGCAATTACCGATACCACAAACGCCACCAGCTCGACGTCGACTTCCTACAACTGCACCTGCGGCAGCACCAGCACCAGCGCCGACACCAGCTGCAGCCCCGCAGCCGCAACGGGCGCGCGTGTTATATGAATATTTGCAGCGAGAGG ATACCTCATCCAATGATAACAATGATGATGCTGACGAACAAACCGAACCCAAAGCCGAAGGTGGTACACAACAGCAAGATGAGAATAACAATGGAAGAGATGATGAAGTGGACGATGGAGCTGCCAGTGATGGAGGTGATAATCAAAATCCGAACTTTGGTAATGGCGCACCACCATTTAATCCGTATTCTCCACGTGCTCCTAAATTTGGACACCAACCTTATGCTAAGTCTTCGGAAAAGTCGCTGTTTGGCGCACAGTCATATTTTAATTCTGAGCCATCGATCCCACATCGCTTCAGCTCTTACAGTACAGGTGCTGGCACCGGTTTTGGTGGTTCCTCTTTTAGTGTCCGTCATGCTAGTCCTGCTAAGGGTACTTATCAGTTCCGTGATGCATTTTCTGATTTTGAAACCACATACGACGGTGGCCACTTGCCCTATGGCGGCTTCGGGTCATATAAATATCAAATATAA